A DNA window from Xanthomonas campestris pv. campestris str. ATCC 33913 contains the following coding sequences:
- a CDS encoding glycosyltransferase family 1 protein: protein MSWAGHFQYDIGKSRRAVPSATTPQFDATRPTLLCLSHLRWSFVYQRPQHLMSRFAQDANLLFWEEPIACDEPEPWLQVRGEEGGVQVLAPRLPAGCDGDAATQVQRQLLDGYLAELGVRDLVLWYYTPMSLRFSDHLQAHTVVYDCMDELSAFRGAPPELVQRERELLQRADVVFTGGYSIWEAKRALHANAHPFPSSVDVAHFAAARTAQDDPPDQADIPHPRLGFYGVIDERFDVALLGEIAAQRPQWQFVMIGPVVKIDPAELPRASNIHYLGGKTYDELPGYLSGWDVALMPFALNASTRYISPTKTPEYLAGGCPVVSTPIHDVVRTYGDTDVVHIAETPAAFIAACEAALQDSANRDQLLERADAVLGDMSWDHTYDLMKEKITWTP, encoded by the coding sequence ATGAGTTGGGCTGGACACTTTCAATACGACATCGGCAAGAGTCGCCGTGCCGTGCCATCGGCGACCACACCGCAGTTCGATGCCACACGCCCGACCCTGCTGTGCCTGTCGCACCTGCGCTGGAGTTTTGTCTACCAGCGCCCGCAACATCTGATGTCGCGCTTTGCGCAAGACGCCAACCTGCTGTTCTGGGAAGAACCCATCGCCTGCGACGAGCCCGAGCCCTGGCTGCAGGTGCGTGGCGAAGAAGGCGGCGTGCAGGTGCTGGCGCCGCGGCTGCCGGCCGGCTGCGACGGCGACGCCGCCACGCAGGTGCAGCGCCAGTTGCTGGACGGCTACCTGGCCGAGTTGGGCGTGCGCGATCTGGTGTTGTGGTACTACACGCCAATGAGCCTGCGCTTCAGCGATCACCTGCAGGCGCACACGGTGGTCTACGACTGCATGGACGAGTTATCCGCCTTCCGTGGCGCGCCGCCGGAGCTGGTGCAGCGCGAACGCGAGCTGTTGCAGCGCGCCGATGTGGTGTTCACCGGTGGCTATAGCATCTGGGAAGCCAAGCGCGCCCTGCACGCCAACGCACACCCGTTCCCGAGCAGCGTGGACGTGGCGCATTTCGCCGCTGCGCGCACTGCGCAGGACGACCCACCGGATCAGGCCGACATCCCGCACCCGCGCCTGGGCTTCTACGGCGTGATCGATGAGCGTTTCGACGTGGCCTTGCTGGGTGAGATTGCCGCGCAGCGCCCGCAGTGGCAGTTCGTGATGATCGGCCCGGTGGTGAAGATCGACCCGGCCGAGCTGCCGCGTGCCAGCAACATCCATTACCTGGGCGGCAAGACCTACGACGAACTCCCCGGCTATCTCTCCGGGTGGGACGTGGCGTTGATGCCGTTCGCGTTGAACGCCTCCACGCGCTACATCAGCCCGACCAAGACGCCCGAATATCTGGCGGGCGGCTGCCCGGTGGTGTCCACGCCCATCCACGATGTGGTGCGCACCTACGGCGATACCGATGTGGTGCACATCGCCGAGACCCCGGCTGCATTCATCGCCGCCTGCGAGGCCGCGTTGCAGGACAGCGCCAACCGCGACCAGCTGCTGGAACGCGCCGACGCGGTGCTGGGCGATATGTCCTGGGATCACACCTACGATTTGATGAAGGAGAAGATCACATGGACACCCTGA
- a CDS encoding DUF3606 domain-containing protein, with translation MSTADANRKPTDMEHVSISEEWELQYWARELGMSEDDLRAAVEEVGNVTTKLRDYRPPH, from the coding sequence ATGAGCACAGCAGACGCAAACCGCAAACCCACCGACATGGAACACGTGAGCATCAGCGAGGAATGGGAGCTGCAGTATTGGGCCCGCGAACTGGGGATGTCTGAAGACGATCTGCGGGCTGCGGTTGAGGAGGTCGGCAACGTCACCACCAAGCTGCGGGATTATCGGCCGCCGCATTGA
- a CDS encoding ABC transporter ATP-binding protein yields the protein MSTAAAAQSELLPARPARFLWHYICQRPWHFGGLLVLIIGAAGCAVAVQYGMKLLVDAMSTDQRTQADVWTPLGLFIGLIAVENLFWRLGGWLGCRTVVASVVDIRVDLFRHLTGHPMRYFTEHFAGALGNRITALGTAAGQIYGGLAWKILPPIVDFIGAIVVLFTVDWRMAATLIGFVAVVAAIITGFGIRGRAKHQSFAAQAARVGGELVDAVSNVWTIKAFAARDRESARLAQEIGHEAVAHRRSWMYVEKARVIHDICLSIMAGGMLIWAISAWRGGAVSAGDVVLVSALTFRILHGSRDLALTLVDTTQQLGAIADTLQIILQPHALPDADAPLALAEGDVRFEGVRFAYPDRPAVIEALDLHIPAGQKVGIVGPSGAGKSTLIALIQRLDDVESGRVLIDGQDIRSVSQDSLRDRIAVVPQETALFNRSIADNIRYGRPEASDAEVHTAARHAFCDGFIRELPQGYNTLVGERGVMLSGGQRQRLGIARAFLKDAPILILDEATSALDTESEAEIQSALDHLMRGRTVLAVAHRLSTVIGFDRIVVLQDGRIVEDGSPAELRGRGGVFDSLWQRQAAGFEQPVAEDA from the coding sequence ATGAGTACCGCCGCCGCCGCGCAATCGGAGTTGCTGCCGGCCAGGCCGGCACGTTTTCTGTGGCACTACATCTGCCAACGTCCGTGGCACTTCGGTGGGCTGCTGGTGTTGATCATCGGCGCGGCCGGCTGCGCGGTCGCGGTGCAGTACGGCATGAAGCTGCTGGTGGATGCCATGTCCACCGATCAGCGCACCCAGGCCGATGTGTGGACACCGCTGGGCCTGTTCATCGGGTTGATTGCGGTGGAAAACCTGTTCTGGCGGCTGGGCGGCTGGTTGGGTTGCCGCACCGTGGTGGCCAGCGTAGTGGATATCCGGGTGGACCTATTCCGCCATCTCACCGGCCACCCGATGCGCTATTTCACCGAGCATTTTGCCGGTGCGCTGGGCAACCGCATCACCGCCTTGGGCACCGCGGCCGGGCAGATCTATGGCGGCCTGGCGTGGAAGATCCTGCCGCCCATCGTCGACTTCATCGGCGCCATCGTGGTGTTGTTCACCGTGGACTGGCGCATGGCCGCCACCTTGATCGGTTTTGTGGCGGTGGTGGCCGCGATCATTACCGGCTTCGGCATCCGCGGCCGTGCCAAGCATCAGAGCTTTGCCGCGCAGGCCGCACGCGTGGGCGGCGAGCTGGTGGATGCGGTGTCCAACGTGTGGACGATCAAGGCCTTTGCCGCACGCGACCGCGAGAGCGCGCGCCTGGCGCAGGAGATCGGCCACGAGGCGGTCGCGCACCGCCGAAGCTGGATGTATGTGGAAAAAGCCCGCGTCATCCACGACATCTGCCTGTCGATCATGGCGGGCGGCATGCTGATCTGGGCGATCAGCGCCTGGCGCGGCGGCGCGGTGAGTGCCGGCGATGTGGTGCTGGTCAGTGCCTTGACCTTCCGCATCCTGCACGGCTCACGCGACCTGGCATTGACCCTGGTCGACACCACGCAGCAGCTGGGCGCCATCGCCGATACCTTGCAGATCATCCTGCAGCCGCACGCCCTGCCCGATGCCGATGCACCGCTGGCGCTGGCCGAAGGCGACGTGCGTTTTGAAGGCGTGCGCTTTGCCTACCCGGACCGCCCTGCGGTGATCGAGGCACTGGATCTGCACATTCCCGCCGGGCAGAAGGTGGGCATCGTTGGCCCATCCGGCGCCGGCAAGTCCACGCTGATCGCCTTGATCCAGCGGCTGGATGATGTGGAATCGGGCCGTGTGTTGATCGACGGCCAGGACATCCGCAGCGTGAGCCAGGACAGCCTGCGCGACCGCATTGCCGTGGTGCCGCAGGAAACGGCGCTATTCAACCGCAGCATCGCCGACAACATCCGCTACGGCCGCCCGGAAGCCAGCGATGCCGAGGTCCACACTGCGGCACGGCACGCCTTCTGCGATGGCTTCATCCGCGAACTGCCGCAGGGCTACAACACGCTGGTTGGCGAGCGCGGCGTGATGCTGTCGGGCGGCCAGCGGCAACGCCTGGGCATTGCGCGTGCGTTCCTCAAGGACGCCCCGATCCTGATCCTCGACGAAGCCACCTCCGCGCTGGACACCGAATCCGAGGCAGAGATCCAGTCCGCACTGGACCACCTGATGCGCGGCCGCACGGTACTGGCGGTGGCCCACCGCTTGTCCACGGTGATCGGCTTCGATCGCATCGTGGTGCTGCAGGACGGGCGCATCGTCGAAGACGGCAGCCCGGCCGAACTGCGTGGACGCGGCGGCGTGTTCGACAGCCTATGGCAACGCCAGGCGGCGGGCTTCGAACAGCCGGTGGCGGAAGATGCGTGA
- the glf gene encoding UDP-galactopyranose mutase: MDTLKASGGAPLATERSGSSRRRGFDYLIVGAGFAGSVLAERLAAGLGKRVLVVDRRPHIGGNAYDFHDDAGVLIHRYGPHIFHTNAQRIVDYLSNFTQWRPYEHRVLAQVGEQQVPIPINMTTLNALYGLQLRSEEEAAAFLASRAEPVAEIRTSEDVVINQVGRELYETFFRGYTRKQWGLDPSQLDKSVTSRVPTRTNDDDRYFTDTFQQMPLHGYTRMFERMLDHPNIKVMLNTDYREIRDELDYDQLVYCGPIDEYFDYCYGKLPYRSLKFEHSTVDQEQFQAVATVNYPAEEVAYTRITEYKHLTGQQHPKTSITHEYPSAEGDPYYPIPRAENAELYRRYERLAAETPNVTFLGRLGTYKYYNMDQVVGQALALYKRIEDAEHKRRAELAA, from the coding sequence ATGGACACCCTGAAGGCTTCCGGCGGCGCACCACTGGCCACCGAGCGCAGCGGCAGCAGCCGCCGGCGTGGTTTCGATTACCTGATTGTCGGCGCCGGCTTTGCCGGCAGCGTGCTGGCCGAACGCCTGGCCGCCGGCCTGGGCAAGCGCGTGCTGGTGGTCGACCGCCGTCCGCACATCGGCGGCAACGCCTACGACTTTCACGACGATGCGGGCGTGCTGATCCATCGCTATGGGCCGCACATCTTCCACACCAATGCGCAGCGCATCGTGGACTACCTGTCCAACTTCACCCAGTGGCGGCCGTACGAACACCGCGTGCTGGCGCAGGTGGGCGAGCAGCAGGTACCGATCCCGATCAACATGACCACCTTGAATGCACTCTACGGCCTGCAGCTGCGCAGCGAAGAAGAAGCCGCCGCCTTCCTGGCCAGCCGCGCCGAACCGGTGGCCGAGATCCGCACCAGCGAAGACGTGGTGATCAACCAGGTGGGCCGCGAGCTGTACGAGACCTTCTTCCGTGGCTATACGCGCAAGCAGTGGGGGCTGGATCCCTCGCAGCTGGACAAGTCGGTGACCTCGCGCGTGCCCACCCGCACCAACGACGACGACCGCTACTTCACCGACACCTTCCAGCAGATGCCGCTGCACGGCTACACGCGCATGTTCGAACGCATGCTCGACCACCCCAACATCAAGGTCATGCTCAACACCGACTACCGCGAGATCCGCGACGAGCTCGACTACGACCAGCTGGTGTACTGCGGGCCCATCGACGAGTACTTCGACTATTGCTACGGCAAGCTGCCGTACCGCTCGTTGAAGTTCGAACACAGCACCGTGGACCAGGAGCAGTTTCAGGCAGTGGCCACGGTCAACTACCCTGCCGAGGAGGTCGCCTACACCCGCATCACCGAGTACAAGCATCTCACCGGCCAGCAGCACCCCAAGACCAGCATCACCCACGAATACCCGTCTGCCGAGGGCGACCCGTACTACCCTATTCCGCGCGCGGAAAACGCCGAGCTGTACCGGCGTTACGAGCGGCTTGCCGCGGAAACGCCTAACGTCACCTTCCTTGGCCGGCTGGGCACCTACAAGTACTACAACATGGACCAGGTGGTGGGGCAGGCACTGGCCTTGTACAAGCGCATCGAAGATGCCGAGCACAAGCGCCGCGCCGAACTCGCCGCATGA
- a CDS encoding beta-glucosidase, whose amino-acid sequence MHTPTVFDSFFMAGFECSTHRRRDGRRLDLIAGTRHDRWAANDYRAVAAHGLRTVRDGLRWHLIEQRPGHYDWSSFLPMLHAAQATGTQVIWDLCHYGWPDDVDIWRPQFVERFARFSAAVAQCVKNETDAVPVYAPLNEISYWAWAGGDQGRMHPLARGRGFELKHQLVRASIAAIEAVRSVEPCARFVQVDPAIHVAASNDRPGPRREAERLRQAQFEAWDMLCGTQWPGLGGAPQYLDMIGVNYYSNNQWYLGGATIAADSPDYRPFSEMLGEIWQRYQRPIVVAETGAEGDHRARWLDHVGGEVALALQRGVAMEGLCLYPVLDYPGWENNRHCPTGLLGYADAAGEREVHAELAAQLRHEQVRFGFSAPQFALDDIAT is encoded by the coding sequence ATGCATACCCCCACAGTGTTCGACAGTTTCTTCATGGCCGGTTTCGAGTGCTCGACCCATCGCCGCCGCGATGGCCGCCGGCTCGATCTGATTGCCGGCACCCGGCACGACCGCTGGGCGGCCAACGACTACCGCGCGGTGGCCGCGCATGGCTTGCGCACCGTACGCGATGGGCTGCGCTGGCATCTGATCGAGCAGCGGCCCGGCCACTACGACTGGTCCAGCTTCCTGCCGATGCTGCATGCGGCGCAGGCCACCGGCACCCAGGTGATCTGGGACCTGTGCCATTACGGGTGGCCGGATGATGTGGATATCTGGCGCCCGCAGTTCGTGGAGCGCTTTGCACGTTTCAGCGCTGCGGTGGCGCAGTGCGTCAAGAACGAAACCGACGCGGTGCCGGTGTATGCACCGCTCAACGAGATTTCGTACTGGGCCTGGGCGGGTGGCGATCAGGGCCGCATGCATCCACTGGCGCGCGGGCGTGGCTTCGAGCTCAAGCACCAACTGGTGCGCGCGAGCATCGCCGCGATCGAGGCGGTGCGCAGCGTGGAGCCGTGCGCGCGCTTCGTGCAGGTGGACCCGGCGATCCATGTGGCCGCGTCCAACGACCGCCCCGGGCCACGGCGCGAAGCCGAACGTCTGCGGCAGGCGCAGTTCGAAGCCTGGGACATGCTGTGCGGCACGCAATGGCCGGGACTGGGCGGCGCGCCACAGTACCTGGACATGATTGGCGTGAACTACTACTCCAACAATCAGTGGTATCTGGGCGGGGCCACCATCGCGGCAGATTCGCCCGACTACCGCCCGTTCTCGGAGATGCTTGGCGAGATCTGGCAGCGCTATCAACGCCCGATCGTAGTGGCAGAAACCGGCGCCGAAGGCGACCACCGCGCCCGCTGGCTCGATCATGTGGGCGGCGAAGTGGCGCTGGCGCTGCAGCGTGGTGTGGCGATGGAAGGCCTGTGCCTGTATCCAGTGCTCGACTACCCCGGCTGGGAGAACAACCGTCACTGCCCCACCGGGCTGCTCGGCTACGCCGATGCGGCCGGCGAGCGCGAGGTGCATGCCGAACTGGCCGCGCAGCTGCGCCACGAACAGGTGCGCTTCGGGTTCTCCGCACCACAGTTTGCCCTGGACGACATCGCCACATGA
- a CDS encoding zinc-dependent alcohol dehydrogenase has protein sequence MLALNYHGSRDVRVETVPDPLLVERDDLILRVTATAICGSDLHLYHGKIPDLRPGDILGHEFMGIVEEVGPDVTAVRPGDRVVIPFVVACGQCFHCLLQEFSACETTNTGKGAALNHKDMRPPAALFGFSHLYGGLSGGQAEYVRVPKANVGPLVVPDALHDEQVLFLSDILPTGYQAVVDAGVKQRSTVAIFGAGPVGLMAAACCRMLGAERVFMVDRHAYRLDFASRTYGVIPINFDEIDDPADIIVSQTDGRGVDASIEAVGFEAEGSALETALTTLKLEGSSGVALRQCIAATRRCGTVSVPGVYAGFIHAFMFGDAFDKGLTFKMGQTHVQKHMPYLLERIGNGELKPSAIISHRLPLAEAARGYEVFDKKQDDCRKVVLTP, from the coding sequence ATGCTCGCCCTCAACTATCACGGCTCGCGCGATGTGCGGGTTGAAACGGTACCCGACCCGTTGCTGGTGGAACGCGACGACCTGATCCTGCGGGTGACCGCCACCGCGATCTGCGGTTCGGACCTGCATCTGTATCACGGCAAGATTCCCGACCTGCGCCCTGGCGACATTCTCGGCCACGAATTCATGGGTATCGTGGAAGAGGTGGGCCCGGATGTCACCGCAGTGCGTCCGGGCGACCGTGTGGTGATTCCGTTCGTGGTGGCGTGCGGCCAGTGCTTCCACTGCCTGCTGCAGGAATTTTCGGCCTGCGAAACTACCAACACCGGCAAGGGTGCGGCGCTCAACCACAAAGACATGCGCCCGCCTGCGGCATTGTTTGGCTTCAGCCATCTTTATGGCGGTTTGTCTGGTGGGCAGGCGGAATACGTGCGCGTACCCAAGGCCAACGTCGGCCCGCTGGTGGTGCCCGATGCCCTGCACGATGAGCAGGTGTTGTTCCTCTCCGACATCCTGCCCACCGGCTACCAGGCGGTGGTGGACGCAGGCGTCAAGCAGAGGTCCACCGTGGCCATCTTCGGCGCTGGCCCGGTCGGCCTGATGGCCGCGGCGTGCTGCCGCATGCTGGGCGCCGAACGGGTGTTCATGGTCGACCGCCACGCCTACCGGCTGGACTTCGCATCACGCACCTACGGTGTCATCCCGATCAACTTCGACGAGATCGACGACCCGGCCGACATCATCGTCTCGCAGACCGATGGCCGCGGCGTGGATGCCAGCATCGAGGCAGTGGGGTTCGAAGCCGAAGGCAGTGCGCTGGAAACCGCGTTGACCACCTTGAAGCTGGAAGGCAGCAGCGGCGTGGCGTTGCGCCAGTGCATCGCCGCCACCCGCCGCTGCGGCACGGTGAGCGTGCCCGGCGTGTATGCCGGTTTCATCCATGCCTTCATGTTTGGCGATGCGTTCGACAAGGGGCTCACCTTCAAGATGGGCCAGACCCACGTGCAGAAGCACATGCCCTACCTGCTGGAGCGCATCGGCAATGGCGAGCTCAAGCCCAGCGCCATCATCTCGCACCGGTTGCCGCTGGCCGAGGCCGCGCGTGGCTACGAGGTGTTCGACAAGAAGCAGGACGATTGCCGCAAGGTGGTGTTGACGCCCTGA
- a CDS encoding DUF3348 domain-containing protein codes for MAKAPPRAPLSGPAFIRLLARLTDVHVAQSNHALADRLSQWIDWTRAVAVSKALDGKLPDAETLPEVNAIGADDCARLRATLATSCVTELDTLLTRLRSEARAAAAAGAPAPLADYAPFRQHYLAMQRGMRSTTGDLRGRLRDMLAQSGNGEMARLAEVDAVMELTLSPREQSLLATVPTLLGTHFERLRAAHHPAQDTDTAPARPGSDAWLDVFRNDLQSVLLAELEVRFHPIEGLLAALRTR; via the coding sequence ATGGCGAAAGCTCCTCCACGGGCGCCCCTCTCGGGCCCGGCGTTCATTCGCCTGCTCGCTCGCCTCACCGACGTCCACGTCGCGCAGTCCAACCACGCGCTGGCCGATCGGCTGAGCCAGTGGATCGACTGGACGCGCGCCGTTGCCGTGTCCAAGGCACTGGACGGCAAGCTGCCCGACGCCGAAACGCTGCCCGAGGTGAACGCCATCGGTGCCGACGACTGCGCGCGCCTGCGCGCCACCCTGGCCACCAGTTGCGTGACCGAGCTGGACACGCTGCTCACCCGGCTGCGCAGCGAGGCCCGCGCCGCCGCGGCCGCAGGCGCCCCCGCACCACTGGCCGACTACGCACCGTTCCGGCAGCACTACCTGGCCATGCAGCGCGGCATGCGCAGCACCACCGGCGATTTGCGCGGCCGGCTGCGCGACATGCTGGCGCAATCGGGCAACGGCGAGATGGCGCGCCTGGCCGAAGTGGACGCGGTGATGGAACTCACCCTCAGCCCGCGCGAGCAGAGCCTGCTGGCCACCGTGCCCACCCTGCTCGGCACCCATTTCGAACGCCTGCGCGCGGCCCACCACCCCGCGCAGGACACCGACACCGCGCCAGCACGCCCCGGCTCGGATGCCTGGCTGGACGTGTTCCGCAACGATTTGCAGAGCGTGTTGCTCGCCGAACTGGAAGTTCGTTTTCACCCTATCGAAGGCCTGCTTGCAGCGCTTCGCACCCGCTAA
- a CDS encoding YkgJ family cysteine cluster protein, whose translation MVDPTDRIPHHLTSVTPEGWHVMARDEEGWCVAIDAARMCCSIYETRPAICRRFVMSGPYCRDVRATYDDQRRRGIPLTLYNA comes from the coding sequence CTGGTCGATCCAACCGACCGCATCCCACACCATCTGACCAGCGTGACACCGGAAGGTTGGCACGTGATGGCGCGCGACGAGGAAGGCTGGTGCGTGGCCATTGATGCCGCGCGCATGTGTTGCTCCATCTACGAAACGCGCCCGGCGATCTGCCGTCGCTTCGTCATGTCCGGGCCGTATTGCCGCGACGTGCGTGCCACCTACGACGATCAACGCCGGCGGGGCATTCCCTTGACGCTCTACAACGCATGA
- the paoC gene encoding aldehyde oxidoreductase molybdenum-binding subunit PaoC, with product MKFDTPAGATPADQLKVLGQPVDRVDGPLKVTGQAHYAYEWHDQPGQMAYGYILGAAIGKGRITALDTAAALAAPGVIAVLTHQNVPALGTGDFYVQRFLAAPQVDHYHQPVAVVVAESFEQARAGAALVRVRYARERGHYDLAAQQASAPVAPQAPFGGPPQTAQGDFAAAYAAAPFTVDATFRTPDQAHAMLEPHATIARWEGEQLICHTAIQQMNWGTRDLGKALGMPKERIRLLSPFIGGGFGGKGTAQADLVLAALAARITRRPVKLALQRPLMFNSTIHRPATIQRLRLGAGADGRLTAIGHESWSGNLRGGRSEPTPLSTRALYAGANRMTAVRLAVLDLAEGNAMRAPGEAPGMMALEVAMDELAERVGMDPVQLRIVNDTQVDPEQPQRPFSTRPFIACLRSGAQRFGWSRRNPTPASVRDGRWLIGMGMAAAIRGAPISKAAARARLDRSGTLTIETDMTDIGTGSYTIVAQTAAELLGLPLHQVVVRLGDSSFPETPGSGGQQGAASVTAGVYAACMQLRATVAQRLGMPVDQARFADGQVHAGPRSIALAQAAAGGELVAEDAMEFGTLKQQYAQQTFGAHFAEVAVDADTGEIRVRRLLAVCAAGRILNPKTARSQVIGGMVMGVGAALMEDMVVDTRLGFFVNHDLAGYEVPVHADIPHLEAHFIDEVDPTMSPLKAKGVGELGLTGVAPALANAVYNATGIRVRDYPITLDKLLAQLPRRAG from the coding sequence ATGAAGTTCGACACCCCCGCAGGCGCCACGCCCGCCGACCAGCTCAAAGTGCTGGGCCAGCCGGTCGATCGCGTGGACGGGCCGCTCAAGGTGACCGGGCAGGCCCACTACGCCTATGAATGGCATGACCAGCCCGGGCAGATGGCCTACGGCTACATTCTCGGCGCGGCGATCGGCAAGGGGCGCATCACCGCACTGGACACTGCCGCCGCACTCGCCGCGCCCGGGGTGATCGCGGTGCTCACCCACCAGAACGTGCCCGCGCTGGGCACCGGCGACTTCTATGTGCAGCGGTTTCTGGCCGCGCCGCAGGTGGACCACTACCATCAGCCGGTGGCGGTGGTGGTGGCCGAGAGCTTTGAACAGGCCCGCGCCGGTGCGGCGCTGGTGCGGGTGCGCTACGCGCGTGAGCGCGGCCACTACGACCTCGCCGCCCAGCAGGCCAGTGCCCCGGTGGCGCCACAGGCGCCGTTCGGCGGGCCGCCACAGACCGCCCAGGGCGACTTCGCCGCCGCCTATGCCGCCGCGCCGTTCACCGTGGATGCCACCTTTCGCACGCCCGACCAGGCGCACGCGATGCTGGAGCCGCACGCCACCATCGCGCGCTGGGAAGGCGAGCAGCTGATCTGCCACACCGCGATCCAGCAGATGAACTGGGGCACGCGCGACCTGGGCAAGGCGCTGGGCATGCCCAAGGAGCGCATCCGGCTGCTGTCGCCGTTCATCGGCGGCGGCTTCGGTGGCAAGGGCACCGCACAGGCGGATCTGGTGCTGGCGGCGCTGGCCGCGCGCATCACCCGGCGGCCGGTCAAGCTGGCCCTGCAGCGCCCGCTGATGTTCAACAGCACCATCCACCGGCCGGCGACCATCCAGCGCCTGCGGCTGGGCGCCGGCGCCGACGGGCGGCTCACCGCGATCGGCCATGAAAGCTGGTCCGGCAATCTGCGCGGCGGCCGCAGCGAGCCCACCCCCTTGTCCACGCGCGCGCTCTACGCCGGCGCCAACCGCATGACCGCGGTGCGGCTGGCGGTGCTGGACCTGGCCGAAGGCAATGCCATGCGCGCGCCCGGCGAGGCGCCGGGGATGATGGCGCTGGAGGTGGCCATGGACGAACTGGCCGAACGCGTGGGCATGGACCCGGTGCAGCTGCGCATCGTCAACGACACCCAGGTGGACCCGGAACAGCCGCAGCGGCCGTTCTCCACGCGGCCCTTCATCGCGTGCCTGCGCAGCGGCGCGCAGCGCTTCGGCTGGTCGCGACGCAACCCCACGCCGGCCAGCGTGCGCGACGGCCGTTGGTTGATCGGCATGGGCATGGCTGCGGCCATTCGCGGCGCGCCGATCTCCAAGGCCGCTGCGCGTGCGCGGCTGGACCGCAGCGGCACGTTGACCATCGAAACCGACATGACCGACATCGGCACCGGCAGCTACACCATCGTGGCGCAAACCGCGGCCGAGCTGCTCGGCCTGCCGTTGCACCAGGTGGTGGTGCGGCTGGGCGACTCCAGCTTTCCGGAAACGCCCGGTTCCGGCGGGCAGCAAGGTGCCGCCTCGGTGACTGCCGGCGTGTATGCCGCCTGCATGCAGTTGCGCGCGACGGTGGCGCAGCGCCTGGGCATGCCGGTGGACCAGGCCCGCTTTGCCGACGGCCAGGTGCACGCCGGCCCGCGTTCCATTGCGCTGGCGCAGGCGGCCGCCGGCGGCGAGCTGGTGGCCGAAGACGCGATGGAGTTCGGCACGCTCAAACAGCAGTACGCGCAGCAAACCTTCGGCGCGCATTTCGCCGAGGTTGCGGTGGATGCCGACACCGGCGAAATCCGCGTGCGCCGGTTGCTGGCGGTGTGCGCGGCCGGGCGCATCCTCAATCCCAAGACCGCACGCAGCCAGGTGATCGGCGGCATGGTGATGGGCGTGGGTGCGGCGTTGATGGAAGACATGGTGGTGGACACCCGGCTGGGATTTTTCGTCAATCACGACCTGGCCGGTTACGAGGTGCCGGTGCATGCGGATATCCCGCATCTGGAGGCGCATTTCATCGACGAGGTGGACCCGACCATGTCGCCGTTGAAAGCCAAAGGCGTGGGCGAACTGGGGCTCACCGGCGTGGCGCCGGCGCTGGCGAATGCGGTCTACAACGCCACCGGCATCCGCGTGCGCGACTACCCGATTACGCTGGACAAGTTGTTGGCGCAACTGCCCCGGCGTGCGGGATGA